In Thermanaerothrix sp., the genomic window AGCGGACCGCACGAAGCCGCCGCCCTTCCTCCAGATCCGCTCCTCCCACATAAGCCCGTTCATCTTCGCCAAAGACCGGCCTATGGCGTTTATCCTAAGTGGGTCCTTGTGGGGGCTTATGGTGAGGGTCGTACACATCCACTCGAAGCCCCCTTCAAGTGCCCTCCTTGCGCATCCCATAAGCCTGTCTCTTATACACATCT contains:
- a CDS encoding epoxyqueuosine reductase QueH, which codes for MCIRDRLMGCARRALEGGFEWMCTTLTISPHKDPLRINAIGRSLAKMNGLMWEERIWRKGGGFVRSAEMSRGMGLYRQTWCGCQWAR